In the Helicoverpa armigera isolate CAAS_96S chromosome 15, ASM3070526v1, whole genome shotgun sequence genome, one interval contains:
- the LOC135117869 gene encoding uncharacterized protein LOC135117869, producing the protein MSNRKCCVPGCTNGLDTTGYLHKFPNPDKDRQLFNTWVFHIGGDILQLENNHIFKYRRVCNDHFEPKYWCRNNRLAKGAVPTKNMPGLSCSKFSIEKRALRPLQISGPSTSKEPAHLHIHSQGSIEDVQMKENLDPVTSESQSVHSDRQPHSEEENVEVVKDLVHRKVKCVSKKAVKQVAVTKTERALYQKMLQVGVKLSKCRSKVKSRQSRSRPCKILLQTLNF; encoded by the exons atgtctaatagaaagtgttgtgttcccggatgtacaaatggcttag acactacggggtatttacataaattccctaatccagataaggataggcagctatttaatacatgggtctttcatattggtggtgacattttgcaacttgaaaataaccatattttcaaataccgccgcgtctgtaatgatcatttcgaaccaaaatattggtgccggaataaccgacttgccaaaggagctgtacctacaaaaaacatgccag gattatcttgctcgaaattcagcattgaaaaaagagcactaagacctcttcagatttcaggaccgtctacatcaaaag aacctgcgcatctacatatacactcacaaggttcaattgaagatgtacaaatgaaagagaatcttg atcctgtcacttcagaatctcagtctgtacacagtgatagacagcctcatagtgaagaagaaaatgttgaggtggtgaaagatcttg tgcatcgcaaagttaaatgtgttagtaagaaggcggtaaaacaggttgctgttacgaaaactgagcgtgctctgtatcagaaaatgctgcaagttggtgtgaaactcagcaaatgccgtagcaaggttaaaagcaggcaatcaagatcaaggccctgcaaaatattactacaaaccctcaatttttag